The genome window TACTTGGTACCGCAAAGACGAGAGCGTTACTTGGTATCACTACAAAACTCGCCATACAGAGATAGTAGAGCGAGTGAGTGAACAACTTATGGATGTACGATAGCTATTTAATAATCTACTTGATCCTTAACTAACAGACGGAATCCTTCTCCGTGAATGTTAACGATTTCTACATTATCATCTTCTTTAAGATATTTACGCAACTTTGCAATATAAACATCCATTGATCTTGAAGTGAAATAATTATCATCTCTCCATATTTTTGTAAGTGCTAATTCACGAGGCATTAAATCGTTAAGGTGTAAGGCTAGTAAACGCAGTAATTCATTTTCTTTAGGGGAAAGTTTAATAGGTGATTTATCACCTACAGAAAGAAATCTAAGCTTAGAGTTGAGGTGAAAGTTTCCTATCTGGAATTCAAATTCCTTAGAATCAGCAATGCTGTCTTGACCTTTACGTTGCATGATCGCTCTGATCTTCATAAGAAGAACCTCACTATCAAATGGTTTATTTAGGTAATCATCTGCACCTACTTTATAACCTCTTAATACATCTTCTTTCATCGCCTTAGCAGTTAAAAAAATAATTGGCACCTCTTCATTTTTTTCTCTGATCTCTTTTGCTAGAGTAAACCCATCCTTATAAGGCATCATGACATCTAGAATACAAAGATCATAATTATCCTTTTTGAATTTCTCAAAACCTTCCATACCGTTTTTTGCATGGGTGACATCAAAGTCATTCATTAAAAGATAGTCTTTCAATACTGTTCCGAAATTCGGGTCGTCCTCTACTAAGAGTATTTTTTTGTTTTCAGTTTCCATAAGTAATTAATTAATTTAAATTTATGTTATTATCGGCAGATGAATACTAAAGGTACTACCTTTTCCCTTGATACTATCTACGTGTATTTCACCGTGGCAATCGTCTAAAATTCTTTTTGCATAAGCCAGTCCTAATCCGTGACCTTTTACGTTGTGTATATCACCTGTATGCTCTCTAAAGAATTTTTGAAAGATCTTGCGTTGGGCTTGTTTGCTCATTCCTATTCCTTGGTCACGTACTTTGATCACCAGCTTTTCTTTTACATTTTCTGTAAATACATCAATTACAGGTGTGCCTTCTGTATATTTTATAGCATTCTCTAAAACATTTACTATAACATTAATCATATGGCTTTCATTTACGAGAACTTCTGTTCTCAGAGCTCCTAAATGAGTTTTAATTATACCACCTTTTTCTTCTAATATAAGCTGGATGTGAGAAATACTATCCTCAATAATTTCATCCATGTCCATGCGCTCTTTATCTATATTGAGATCGTCTCTCTCCAGCTTTGAAATTCTCAGTACGTTTTCTACTTGACTGTGCATGCGCTTATTTTCCTCTCTAATCATTCTCAGGTAATTAGAAACTTTATCTGGATCTGATGATATTTTAGGATGTTTTAAGGAGTCCAAGGCCAGATTTATAGTAGCAATAGGTGTTTTAAACTCATGAGTCATGTTATTGATAAAATCTGTCTTGATCTGAGAAATTTGACGTTGTTTAAAAATTTGCTTTATCGCGTTAGAATAAGCAACAACTATAACAGTGGTAAATATCAATGATAATAAAGCCATTCCAGCTACAGAAGATAGTATGTACTTCTTTCTATCGGGCATATTTAAATACAGTAGATAAGGCTCTGTCTCTAAATTGCTGTTTTTGTAAATAGGATACCCCCAAGTGGCTTCTGTTAAAAAGTCAAAATCATCAGACTGTACTCGTGTAGCAAACCCATCTTGATAAATCGCAAATTCAAAGTCTGCCTCTATTGGTCTATTATTTAATTCCTCCCGTATTATTTCTTGTAATTCAGACTTGGAAATACGTTGCGAGATGGGCAATAGACTGTTATAATTGCTTATAATTTCCCCATCTGACTTTCTGTTATATTTTTCTAAGTGTGACAGCTCTTGAAATGTCTTTTTCTTTCTTTTAGTGTTGACCTCAGCATCAAATACACTTTTTTTACTCAGTAACTTATTAAAGGTAATGCTATCTAGTTCAAGATCTAATAACTGAGGGTTTAGCTTGTAATTTTCATTAAGCAAACTATTGCTATAAGTAGAAGTCTCCTCTTGATTTTGATTGCGCCGTATAAGCATAAGCTCACTAATCGTTCTTTGATCTGGCTGTACACCTAAACTATCTCTTATTTGATCTAGAACGTTGTAGAATTTTTCTACCTCGCGGCTATCTAATTCTGTGGATACCGAAGCTAGTGTTTGCTTTACTGCAAATGAAAATTGATATTCCTTATCACTCACACTATTGATGATCCAGTAGATCTGAACCATTACAATTCCTGCAAGGGATAAACTCATTAATCCAATAAGAAAATATAAAACTCGTTTCTGCACAATACAAATTTAACATATAGAGAAAGTGTTAAAAACTCTTTAACCATATATTAACTTTGTGAAAATCCTAGAGGTAATTATTATTTTAACAAAACTTCATGAATACTCCGTACAGATGCCCTTAAAAGTTGAATATCTTCATTTACTATAACAAAATCTGACAATTCCAGTCGTTGCCCTTCAGACCATTGATGACGAAGTCTAGATACTACTTCTGCTCTACTCGCAGCGTCTCGATCCATTACTCTTCTAATTCTTTCTTCTTTACCAGCAGTTACTAAAACAACTTTATCACATAGTAGATGACTGTTACTTTCGAACAAGATAGCAGCCTCATAGATCATATAAGGGGATTTTTGTTTCTGAATCCATTCCCTAAAATAGACCCTAACCGCAGGATGCATAATTTGATTTAGTGATGTCAAAAGCGTTGTATCATTAAAGACCTTTGAAGCAATATATTTTTTATTAGGTACTACTAATCCTTTATCGTCTGGATTATAAGAATCTTTACCTAATAAATGTGTAACAGCTTCAATGACTTGTGGATCTGTAGCCAATAATTTTTTAGAAACATCATCTGCAATAAAAACAGGAATCCCTAAATTTTCAAATTCGTGGCCAACTGTTGATTTACCACTGCCTATTCCACCTGTCAAACCAACTATTTTCATTTATTTAATAGTTAAGACTTGTACTTGTTTAGGGTTGACGCGATAAGAAATAATTTTGTCATTTCTTATTTCTATCGCAGGTATCACCGCTATATTTAACTCCTCAATAAGGTCATAATTTATAGAGACACTAATATCTTGTGCTTTAATTTGATCAAAGTTAGAAACAGCCGTAGAATAAACAATTTGCACATTATCAGGTATAAGCTTTACTTGCTGACCTGTAGGTGCATTTAAAAGTCTTACAGGGATATTTATTTTACCTTCTGTCATTTGGGTGGCCTCTACATGTAGAGTGAGCATTTGAGGCTCAAAATTCAACTCTGGATCAATTTTCTTTAAATCAATTTCTAGTGTCGTTAAGGTATCTTTAATGGTCAGTTTTGAATCTCTGGTGATAACGAGTTCATAAAGCGCATCTACCTTTACATCATTACCAGTAATGGTAACACTGTCTTTTTGAAAATAGGGCTTTTTAACAGCAAGATAATTTAAGGTGTAATCTAGATCTATTTTATTTACAACAGGCACCTTCTTTGATTTGAATCTCTTAAACTGGATAGGAATATCAAGATTATCTGCACTTAAGATTTCATAAGAAAGTGTGTTAGATCTTTTGATCTTTTTGATGCTTCTTGTAGGATTAAAGAACAATGTATCGTTGCGTGAAAAGGTGTTTTCCTTAAAATCTAATTTCACCTGATGCCCAAATATTTTTTCCCAAATAAGGGTAAAACCGGTAGCGCTTATCTCCACTGGTGTATTTAGCTGCTTAGAACTGGAATCCAAAGTAAGACTATTAGGTACGTTTATAAAGCTGATATTAAAAATAACTTCTTCCTTATAAACATCTTTATATTTGGATATAAACCACAAGCTGGCTACCACCACCACTACAAGAAAGAAACCTATGATGCGTTTGTATTTCATTTATTTAAAAAATAATTTAGGAAATGCAGTTGTCTCTTCCTGTTTTAAGATTGTAATTTTTAACCAAGATTTTAAAAATCCTGTTCCATAAGCATAGAACTGAATTAGTGTTGCAAAAACAGAACTCAAGCCTATAGACACCCCATTTTTAATAGAGGAGTCAATAAACAAGATACTGAAATAAAACAGATATAAGCTCAAAAGCAACTGATTACCTAAAACAGATAAAATGACCGCTAGAAATAGAGAAACACAAAATAAGGAAGGGAACCAATAGGTGATACGCTTAGTACTGGGGTGCCATTTGTTAAGAATTACTCTTACTTTACCAAATTTATGCACCTGTTTATAAAATAACTTCCAAGATATGCGTCTTTCATGATATACATAAGCTTCCTTAATCAATACGGTATCAAATCCGCGTTGCCACAACCTGATCGTTAAGTCTGGATCTTCCCCTGGATGAATATTTCCAAAACCCATAGTTTCTTGAAAGGCCTTTTTACTCAGTCCCATATTAAAACTACGCGGCTGGAATTTACCTAATTTTTCGCTCCCACCTCTAATTCCTCCTGTGGTAAGAAAGGAAGTCATGGAATAGTTAATCGCCTTTTGAAGGCTACTAAAACTCTCATGAGCAGCATCTGGACCTCCGTAACAATCTACATAATTATTTAATAAGTAGGCATCTACCACCTTGAGGTAATGACTAGGTAGCACACAGTCGCTATCCAGTATAATAAAATAATCTCCAGTAGCCTTCTTCATACCAAAATTCCTAGAGTCTCCAGGGCCCGAATTTGGTTTGTAAAAATAGTTGATGGTTAAGCTTTCGCGAAAGCGAGAACATACCATTTCACTGCTCAATTCAGATCCATCCTCAATGATAACTACTTCAAAATCTCTTTCAAAGACTAATTGAGAAAGACTAATAAGTAATTTTTCTATCTCTTCAGGTCTGTTGAAAACCGGTATAATAAAGGAGTAATGGATTGCATTCACAGGTCAAAAATAGACAATAAAAAAGGCCATTCCGTAAAGAATGGCCTTTTTATCAATTAGAATTCTATTCTAGTTGCGTATCACCTTCACCACTCTGCTCTGTTCTCCTGAGGCAACCTCAATAAGATACATTCCAGATGGGAAAGTAGATAAGTCTATGCTAGAAGAAGTCGCATTAGGCTGAGCAACTAATAATTGCTGTCCTAATAGGTTTCTTACAATTATTCCGTCAATAACTTGCTGACCATTAAAGGTGATCAGGTTATCTGTAGGATTAGGATAATAGCTGAATTCAAAAGAATCAGCGTCATTTACCCCTACTGTGCCATCTACCGTAAAGTTATCTACGAAGAAGTCTACATCATTACCATCTGTTACGCTACCGTTAGTAGACCAGAAAGCAAATCTAACCACACCAGAATAGGCTCCTAATGGGAAGGTTTCAAGTTGACCAGCAGCTGGTAAGTTATCTGCAGCTTCATAGGTTTTAATGATATTCCAAGTAACTCCAGAATCTGTAGTAATCAAGAATTGAACTTGATCATCACTACCAAAGTTACCGGTAGTTGTAGCTGCAAAAGCTGTTAATGCAACATCAAATGTAGCACTTAACGCAGTAGCTGGATTGGTACCTAGATCAATTTCTGGAGAAACTAACCAGTCATTGTCCCCGCCACTATTCCAGATGTTCACACGAGCTGCCTGACCGAATACATTTGCTGTATCATTTCCAAAATCGTCAGCTTGCCAGTCACCGTTTAATCCGTTAGGACCAGTTGCAACATCTGTATTATCACCTTCCTCCCAACAAATTCCTGGAAAGGTAGCAAAATCATTACCTGGTGCGCCTGTAGTTGATCCATAAGGAGCTATAAAAGGAGCACATGGTGTAATAAATGTGAATGGACCAGCCCATGTAGATAAATCGCCACTACCACAGTCAGCTCTAACAAAGTAATCATAACTCGT of Nonlabens sp. Ci31 contains these proteins:
- a CDS encoding glycosyltransferase; translated protein: MHYSFIIPVFNRPEEIEKLLISLSQLVFERDFEVVIIEDGSELSSEMVCSRFRESLTINYFYKPNSGPGDSRNFGMKKATGDYFIILDSDCVLPSHYLKVVDAYLLNNYVDCYGGPDAAHESFSSLQKAINYSMTSFLTTGGIRGGSEKLGKFQPRSFNMGLSKKAFQETMGFGNIHPGEDPDLTIRLWQRGFDTVLIKEAYVYHERRISWKLFYKQVHKFGKVRVILNKWHPSTKRITYWFPSLFCVSLFLAVILSVLGNQLLLSLYLFYFSILFIDSSIKNGVSIGLSSVFATLIQFYAYGTGFLKSWLKITILKQEETTAFPKLFFK
- a CDS encoding sensor histidine kinase, which encodes MSLSLAGIVMVQIYWIINSVSDKEYQFSFAVKQTLASVSTELDSREVEKFYNVLDQIRDSLGVQPDQRTISELMLIRRNQNQEETSTYSNSLLNENYKLNPQLLDLELDSITFNKLLSKKSVFDAEVNTKRKKKTFQELSHLEKYNRKSDGEIISNYNSLLPISQRISKSELQEIIREELNNRPIEADFEFAIYQDGFATRVQSDDFDFLTEATWGYPIYKNSNLETEPYLLYLNMPDRKKYILSSVAGMALLSLIFTTVIVVAYSNAIKQIFKQRQISQIKTDFINNMTHEFKTPIATINLALDSLKHPKISSDPDKVSNYLRMIREENKRMHSQVENVLRISKLERDDLNIDKERMDMDEIIEDSISHIQLILEEKGGIIKTHLGALRTEVLVNESHMINVIVNVLENAIKYTEGTPVIDVFTENVKEKLVIKVRDQGIGMSKQAQRKIFQKFFREHTGDIHNVKGHGLGLAYAKRILDDCHGEIHVDSIKGKGSTFSIHLPIIT
- the coaE gene encoding dephospho-CoA kinase (Dephospho-CoA kinase (CoaE) performs the final step in coenzyme A biosynthesis.): MKIVGLTGGIGSGKSTVGHEFENLGIPVFIADDVSKKLLATDPQVIEAVTHLLGKDSYNPDDKGLVVPNKKYIASKVFNDTTLLTSLNQIMHPAVRVYFREWIQKQKSPYMIYEAAILFESNSHLLCDKVVLVTAGKEERIRRVMDRDAASRAEVVSRLRHQWSEGQRLELSDFVIVNEDIQLLRASVRSIHEVLLK
- a CDS encoding response regulator transcription factor, producing the protein METENKKILLVEDDPNFGTVLKDYLLMNDFDVTHAKNGMEGFEKFKKDNYDLCILDVMMPYKDGFTLAKEIREKNEEVPIIFLTAKAMKEDVLRGYKVGADDYLNKPFDSEVLLMKIRAIMQRKGQDSIADSKEFEFQIGNFHLNSKLRFLSVGDKSPIKLSPKENELLRLLALHLNDLMPRELALTKIWRDDNYFTSRSMDVYIAKLRKYLKEDDNVEIVNIHGEGFRLLVKDQVDY